One window of the Pedobacter ginsengisoli genome contains the following:
- a CDS encoding DUF5008 domain-containing protein: protein MNIQQINRSILKGLFLLLALSSCKKAADQFSEPYPVSTEDLGIKMDRVKSPQPSDGGAGTEVTVEATGMIPYKDQLLFMFNGEKAEILEITESHIKVKVPESASTGVLSVAVGDVIVFGPTFKVNGLVNPDPTFKVPNGTNGPVMQILDLIDGKRLIVGGFTNYNNKGAIRPINRIASIFGDFSYDPTLRSGKGANGVINSIIEYKGKYLIAGGFSGYDQRKENISNLTMLNKNGSIDTIGIHPFRRSDQMDTVKYVPRLNAGTDRAIYQVYKQPDDKVVATGGFEFFISRRYDQPNRQRQKDTVLLDSIRMPQILRLNADGTLDKTYRFNVSANEGLKAANGPTRSIIHTDAKNLGKVMIYGRFNSFDGNSAANIIRLNADGTIDETFKPGLGPDNSVYTATYNSLLDRYVITGLFRTYNGKPCEYLALLKSDGSLDESFVPKKFNGPGVSFAKQLNDGLIVACGYFNTYNEVARNGFMILNSKGELAPGYNATGLFQGSLNDVIETKSDDNKRALLLIGSFDRFNNEPVNNIIRVVLE, encoded by the coding sequence ATGAACATACAACAAATAAATAGATCAATATTAAAGGGCTTGTTTTTACTGCTGGCTTTAAGTTCCTGCAAAAAAGCAGCCGATCAGTTCTCAGAACCTTATCCTGTAAGTACAGAGGATTTAGGAATTAAAATGGACCGTGTTAAGTCACCTCAACCTTCAGATGGTGGGGCTGGAACAGAGGTCACTGTAGAGGCTACCGGGATGATTCCTTATAAGGACCAGCTCTTATTCATGTTTAATGGAGAAAAGGCGGAAATATTAGAGATTACAGAAAGCCATATTAAAGTGAAAGTTCCGGAGTCTGCAAGTACCGGAGTTCTTTCTGTTGCGGTTGGCGATGTAATTGTTTTTGGCCCCACATTTAAGGTAAATGGATTGGTTAACCCTGACCCTACATTTAAAGTGCCCAATGGAACAAATGGGCCGGTTATGCAAATACTTGATCTTATAGACGGTAAACGATTGATCGTTGGTGGTTTTACCAATTATAATAACAAAGGCGCGATTAGACCAATCAATCGCATCGCCAGCATTTTTGGCGATTTTTCTTATGATCCTACTTTACGTAGTGGTAAAGGTGCAAATGGTGTGATCAATTCCATCATTGAATACAAAGGGAAATACCTGATCGCTGGCGGTTTTAGTGGTTATGATCAACGTAAGGAAAACATTAGTAACCTCACGATGCTGAATAAAAATGGCTCTATTGATACCATAGGGATACATCCCTTTAGGAGATCGGATCAAATGGATACAGTTAAATACGTTCCTAGATTGAACGCCGGAACAGATAGAGCTATTTACCAGGTCTATAAACAACCCGACGATAAGGTAGTGGCTACCGGAGGATTCGAGTTTTTTATCAGTCGCAGATACGATCAGCCAAATAGGCAAAGACAAAAAGATACTGTTCTTCTGGATAGCATCAGGATGCCTCAGATCCTAAGGCTTAATGCTGACGGTACACTGGATAAAACCTATCGGTTTAATGTGTCTGCCAATGAGGGGTTAAAAGCGGCAAATGGACCTACACGCAGTATAATTCATACCGATGCTAAAAATCTCGGTAAGGTAATGATATATGGAAGGTTCAATAGTTTTGATGGAAATTCAGCAGCTAATATCATTAGGCTAAATGCGGATGGAACTATTGACGAAACCTTCAAGCCGGGATTAGGACCAGACAATTCTGTGTACACTGCGACTTATAACAGTCTCCTTGACCGCTATGTGATTACCGGGCTGTTTAGAACTTATAATGGTAAACCATGTGAATATCTGGCATTGCTAAAATCAGATGGATCTTTAGATGAGAGTTTTGTTCCTAAGAAATTTAATGGGCCGGGAGTGAGTTTTGCAAAACAGCTTAATGATGGTTTAATCGTCGCATGCGGATACTTTAATACTTACAATGAGGTCGCCAGAAATGGGTTTATGATCTTAAACAGTAAAGGAGAATTGGCTCCGGGCTATAATGCGACAGGATTATTCCAGGGATCACTTAATGATGTCATTGAAACCAAATCTGATGACAATAAAAGGGCATTGTTGCTAATTGGATCTTTTGATCGATTCAATAATGAACCTGTCAATAATATTATTCGGGTAGTACTGGAGTAA
- a CDS encoding RagB/SusD family nutrient uptake outer membrane protein translates to MKAIKINISVVILLICFVLPFGCKNYLDIKPLTELTGNNFFKSKEDVEAYVASIYLKFFSKINETWVIGAIGESRSGEAFAVTNGNNFSARKVVEALGKNNINSAINDPAWQGTYHFERITNWTGYYQTIQSCNILIDKLNQGIPGLSEKDKKRYIGEAVFMRCFTYFWMVRLYGDVVYYTKAYQSEALPRENMVSVMKKCIADMEVHVDDLPWTYDNPALRGVRASKGGAVALIMHMNMWNAGFDNAGAKGYYEETAKFGKELLAQNGSSYALLPMERWPEVIKGRSEESLFEFYQSVNYGDNTSTIAPFGDSFLRYPYKFPATTYLNSPMAFSGAYMEKLFPPDVTDRRKEVWYEDIYANSGRFMIPKFAGNVYASSGEDKNPDNSFLIFRLSDAILLQAEALAELGRDGEAIANVNLVRTRAGATPYDAGQGALKDFIFLERCRELQGEGHTWFDLVRTKRILNQRWANHPLTLDQFNRGAWTWPIDKNSLKDNPLMRLNDYWTNSEGI, encoded by the coding sequence ATGAAAGCGATCAAAATAAATATATCGGTAGTCATACTGCTGATCTGTTTTGTACTGCCCTTTGGCTGTAAAAACTACCTTGATATTAAGCCACTTACGGAGCTTACAGGTAATAATTTTTTTAAATCTAAAGAAGATGTTGAAGCCTATGTTGCCAGTATATATTTAAAATTCTTTTCGAAAATTAATGAAACCTGGGTGATTGGTGCTATAGGGGAAAGCCGCTCAGGAGAAGCTTTTGCCGTTACTAATGGCAATAACTTTTCAGCCCGGAAAGTGGTGGAGGCACTCGGCAAGAATAACATAAACAGCGCCATAAATGATCCGGCCTGGCAAGGTACCTATCATTTCGAACGCATCACAAATTGGACTGGTTATTATCAGACCATACAGAGTTGCAATATTTTGATTGATAAGTTGAATCAGGGAATTCCAGGGCTCTCGGAAAAGGATAAAAAGAGATATATCGGAGAGGCTGTTTTTATGCGCTGTTTCACTTACTTCTGGATGGTCAGATTATATGGAGATGTCGTTTATTACACTAAAGCATATCAATCTGAAGCTTTGCCACGTGAAAATATGGTGTCTGTAATGAAAAAATGTATTGCAGATATGGAGGTACATGTAGATGACCTACCCTGGACATATGATAATCCTGCATTACGTGGGGTAAGGGCAAGTAAAGGTGGGGCCGTGGCATTGATCATGCACATGAATATGTGGAATGCTGGATTTGATAATGCTGGTGCCAAAGGGTACTATGAAGAAACTGCCAAATTCGGAAAGGAACTATTAGCTCAAAATGGCAGCTCTTATGCATTATTACCAATGGAAAGATGGCCGGAGGTTATCAAAGGCCGATCCGAGGAAAGCCTGTTCGAATTTTATCAAAGCGTTAATTATGGGGATAACACGTCCACTATAGCCCCATTTGGAGACTCTTTTCTAAGATATCCTTATAAATTCCCAGCCACTACTTACCTCAATTCACCAATGGCATTCAGCGGAGCATATATGGAAAAACTGTTTCCTCCCGATGTAACAGATAGGCGAAAAGAAGTATGGTATGAAGATATATATGCAAATAGTGGCCGCTTTATGATACCGAAGTTTGCTGGCAATGTTTATGCTTCAAGTGGAGAAGATAAGAACCCGGACAATAGCTTTCTGATCTTTAGGCTGTCTGATGCGATTCTTTTGCAGGCAGAGGCTTTAGCTGAACTTGGTAGGGATGGAGAGGCAATTGCCAACGTAAATCTGGTACGAACAAGGGCAGGGGCCACACCATATGATGCCGGACAGGGAGCTTTGAAGGATTTTATATTTCTTGAACGCTGCAGAGAACTTCAGGGTGAAGGTCATACCTGGTTTGATCTGGTAAGAACGAAAAGGATTTTGAACCAGCGATGGGCGAATCATCCCCTGACACTTGACCAGTTTAACCGAGGTGCCTGGACCTGGCCAATTGATAAAAATTCTTTAAAAGATAACCCCCTAATGAGGTTGAACGATTATTGGACAAATAGTGAGGGAATTTAA